A window from Myripristis murdjan chromosome 11, fMyrMur1.1, whole genome shotgun sequence encodes these proteins:
- the LOC115368276 gene encoding endothelial zinc finger protein induced by tumor necrosis factor alpha-like: MSRAHALRELVERRLSAALRDVLDVFEKTVAKYEEEAALSRDVISRQRALLCALQGPRAAGGVSQLPLSKEDSGLEEAEPPRIKEEQGEIWTNQEAEQPGRDEQWAAPNLQGAPSVPGPPAEAGGQEAAAAGRLPSSEPDTEDSDDYGSAPPPPAATAATRQGSREEGGQSLTCRVCGRSFRATHLLMSHVSVHLDEPESVCGLCGKRLAAAAALRLHLQTHSRSRRRCDVCGRDFSSRQGLRDHMRTHTGERPFSCHVCCKRFNQRAHLRTHVKLHTGEKPYRCGACGKAFIQLSNQRRHKCCA, translated from the exons ATGTCGCGAGCGCACGCGCTCCGGGAGCTCGTGGAGCGGCGGCTGAGCGCGGCGCTGCGGGACGTCCTGGACGTTTTTGAGAAAACTGTCGCAAAGTACGAAGAGGAGGCGGCGCTGTCCCGGGACGTGATCTCCCGCCAGCGCGCGCTGCTGTGCGCGCTGCAGGGGCCGCGCGCGGCAG GTGGCGTCTCGCAGCTCCCGCTCAGTAAGGAGGACAGCGGGCTGGAGGAGGCGGAGCCACCGCgcattaaagaggaacagggggagatctggaccaatcaggaggcagagcagccgGGCAGGGATGAGCAGTGGGCGGCGCCgaacctgcagggggcgccatCTGTCCCCGGGCCGCCAGCAGAGGCCGGTGGACAGGAAGCGGCTGCTGCCGGCCGCCTCCCCTCCTCTGAGCCCGACACCGAGGACAGCGACGACTACGGCtcagcgccgccgccgccggctgCGACCGCGGCGACACGGCAGGGGAGCCGTGAAGAGGGCGGACAGAGCCTCACCTGCAGGGTGTGTGGGCGGAGCTTCCGGGCGACACACCTCCTGATGAGTCACGTCAGCGTTCACCTGGACGAGCCGGAGAGCGTCTGCGGCCTGTGCGGCAAACGCctggccgccgccgccgccctgAGGCTCCACCTGCAGACGCACAGCCGGAGCCGGCGGCGGTGCGACgtgtgtgggcgggacttctCGTCGCGGCAGGGCCTGCGGGACCACATGAGGACGCACACGGGCGAGCGGCCCTTCAGCTGCCACGTCTGCTGCAAGCGCTTCAACCAGCGCGCTCACCTGCGCACGCACGTCAAGCTGCACACGGGCGAGAAGCCGTACAGGTGCGGCGCGTGCGGCAAGGCCTTCATCCAGCTGTCCAATCAGAGGAGGCACAAGTGCTGCGCGTGA
- the LOC115368262 gene encoding gastrula zinc finger protein XlCGF57.1-like, giving the protein MSKKRAAAGELRALRAAVHGQLAEAAEEIFGLLAERRKTGDVAALRELVTERLTAALENILTVFERSGAAGAEQAGPPHGHGAPPGKAELRFSVGVRSVSSQTRTSSHAKPSLDVEEWQDKARPGTSTKPEDTERPPVSPDDPAPEDDGDENDEEEEGSPPCCKVCGKSFDRKGFLMKHVEKHTKDAECLCGLCGQSLDSTDALRLHLQTHRDDSRTCPICGKKFPSIRAQETHLRLHTGEKPFSCPFCDKGFNQKGNMVTHMRIHTAEKPYKCRVCRREFSHTGSLERHMKAHDGQTPFSCKVCGKDFAKSTELRKHSQSHAAEPRDEPRGRNKRKKPGLAPSHFCKVCGSGFHNKGNFLRHAETHLNDTEARCGVCGEQAESAESLKLHIQSHRETSRICDVCGISFRDMEIHMRIHTGQKPFSCKDCGKHFPRKGSLERHMKLHAGERPYICEFCGKTFIENTVLKRHIKSHTGEKPRIYSCDVCGKKFTMSQHLDVHKRIHTGEKPYTCRVCGKNFRQIGNLDSHMRIHTGEKPFICSLCGKRFRQKVSLETHERFHKKEKPYGCHLCQKGFVQKIDLKRHMLTHTGEKPYSCKVCGKRYQEKRSLDSHMKVHTGERGGKEAAAAAAAAVSLKRHDGPHTDFIQL; this is encoded by the exons ATGTCGAAGAAGCGGGCGGCGGCGGGCGAGCTGCGGGCGCTGCGGGCGGCCGTGCACGGCCAGCTGGCGGAGGCCGCCGAGGAGATCTTCGGCCTGCTGGCGGAGCGGAGGAAGACGGGCGACGTGGCCGCGCTGCGGGAGCTGGTGACCGAGCGGCTGACCGCGGCGCTGGAGAACATCCTCACCGTGTTCGAGAGGAGCGGAGCCGCCGGGGCGGAGCAGGCCGGCCCGCCGCACGGACACGGAGCCCCGCCGGGAAAAGCAG AGCTGCGGTTCTCTGTCGGCGTCAGGAGCGTCTCCAGTCAAACACGAACCTCCTCGCACGCGAAGCCCAGCCTCGACGTGGAGGAGTGGCAGGACAAGGCTCGCCCCGGCACCTCGACGAAGCCCGAGGACACAGAGCGCCCCCCGGTGTCCCCGGACGACCCCGCCCCCGAGGACGACGGTGATGAAaatgacgaggaggaggaggggtccCCTCCCTGCTGCAAGGTGTGTGGAAAGTCTTTCGACAGGAAAGGCTTTCTGATGAAGCACGTGGAGAAGCACACCAAGGACGCCGAGTGTCTCTGCGGCCTCTGCGGCCAAAGTTTAGACTCCACTGACGCTCTGAGGCTCCACCTCCAAACCCACCGGGACGACAGCAGGACCTGCCCCATCTGCGGCAAGAAGTTCCCGTCCATCCGGGCACAGGAGACGCACCTGAGGctgcacacaggagagaaaccctTCAGCTGCCCCTTCTGCGACAAGGGCTTCAACCAGAAGGGCAACATGGTGAcgcacatgagaatccacacagcGGAGAAACCCTACAAGTGCAGAGTGTGTCGCAGGGAGTTCAGCCACACCGGCTCGCTGGAGCGCCACATGAAGGCCCACGACGGCCAAACGCCGTTCAGCTGCAAAGTCTGCGGGAAAGACTTCGCCAAGAGCACCGAGCTGAGGAAACACAGCCAGAGCCACGCTGCTGAGCCCAGGGACGAGCCCCGCGGCAGGAACAAGCGCAAGAAGCCCGGCCTGGCGCCGTCCCACTTCTGTAAAGTGTGCGGCAGCGGCTTCCACAACAAGGGCAACTTCCTGAGGCACGCCGAGACGCATCTGAACGACACAGAGGCGCGTTGCGGCGTGTGCGGGGAGCAGGCGGAGTCGGCAGAGAGCCTGAAACTTCACATacagagccacagagaaacCAGCAGGATCTGCGACGTGTGCGGCATCAGCTTCCGTGACATGGAGATCCACATGAGGATCCACACGGGCCAGAAGCCGTTCAGCTGCAAGGACTGTGGGAAGCACTTCCCCCGGAAAGGCTCACTGGAGCGCCACATGAAGCTGCACGCCGGTGAGAGGCCGTACATCTGCGAGTTCTGCGGGAAAACGTTCATCGAAAACACTGTTCTGAAAAGACACATCAAGAGCCACACAGGGGAGAAGCCGCGGATTTACTCGTGTGATGTGTGCGGCAAAAAGTTCACCATGAGCCAGCACCTGGATGTGCACAAAAGGATCCACACCGGGGAGAAACCCTACACCTGCAGGGTCTGCGGCAAGAACTTCCGGCAGATCGGCAACCTGGACTCGCACATGAGGATCCACACAGGCGAGAAGCCGTTCATTTGCAGCCTCTGCGGGAAGCGCTTTCGCCAAAAGGTTTCCCTGGAGACGCACGAGAGGTTCCACAAGAAGGAGAAACCGTACGGCTGCCACCTCTGCCAGAAGGGCTTCGTCCAGAAGATCGACCTGAAGAGACACATGCTGACTCACACAGGGGAGAAACCCTACAGCTGTAAAGTGTGCGGGAAGAGGTACCAGGAGAAGAGATCCTTGGACTCGCACATGAAAGTTCACACGGGCGAGCGAGGTGGGAAGgaggcagcggcggcggcggcagcggcagTGAGCCTCAAGCGGCACGACGGTCCTCACACAGACTTCATCCAGTTGTAA